One Pectobacterium cacticida genomic window, TGCGGCAATATCGCTACAGGCGTGACGCAGTTCAGCCAATTTACCGTTGACATCATCGACAAAGGTTCGAAAATTCATGCCAGATTGATTAACCGCACGTAATAACATTCCTATTTCATCCACGCGGTTAAGTTGAAAGGTGTTGTCCGCTTGACCGGAGGCGGAATTAATGGCCTGTTGCAGAATTTTTTCCAAAGGCTTGGCCAGGTGCTGAACCAATAATTCACTGGTGATTATCGCACCGGCGAATAGCGCTAAAATGAAAATGAGAAGAGGCATGGTGAACGGCATAGTAGTAAGTAAAAATAATAACGCACAGAGCATAAAAAGAAATAGATAGCTTCTTATTCGCCAACGCACGGGTATAACGTTAAATAGGTTAAGCCATTTTAATTGCCCTTTATAAATCAGCAATCCTTGAAAGAGTCGTCGGTTTTTTAATGTGTTCTCATTCAGTTGACGATAAAGTGTTTCAGCCTGGCGAGCTTCTTCCGGTGAGACGCGCGTCCGCACCGACATATATCCTGTTATTTTACCATCCTTCATCAGTGGCGTCGTACTGGCTTTAACCCAATAATAATCACCATTCTTACGCCGATTTTTGACGATGCCAGTCCAGATTTTCCCTGCCTTTAGCGTTGCCCACATGTCGGCAAACACTGGCGACGGCATGTCCGGGTGGCGCACGATATTGTGAGGTTGATGGAGTATCTCTTCAAAGTTATAACCGCTGGCTTCAATAAAATCGTCATTTGCATAAGTGATATGACTATCAGTAGTCGTCACCGACATTAGCTTCGCTTTTTCAT contains:
- a CDS encoding methyl-accepting chemotaxis protein, yielding MRKNFPVSDIQYLLDEKAKLMSVTTTDSHITYANDDFIEASGYNFEEILHQPHNIVRHPDMPSPVFADMWATLKAGKIWTGIVKNRRKNGDYYWVKASTTPLMKDGKITGYMSVRTRVSPEEARQAETLYRQLNENTLKNRRLFQGLLIYKGQLKWLNLFNVIPVRWRIRSYLFLFMLCALLFLLTTMPFTMPLLIFILALFAGAIITSELLVQHLAKPLEKILQQAINSASGQADNTFQLNRVDEIGMLLRAVNQSGMNFRTFVDDVNGKLAELRHACSDIAAGNHTLSQRCEDTAQSLQSTASSMEELMATIQSNASASQLATRCANDANQAVDAGEKAVNQVTDTMAVMTRSSKEITDIISVLDNLAFQTNILALNAAVEAAHAGEQGKSFSVVAAEVRSLAQRSAAAAKDIAEIIDTTIANIHASDKLANHTSQSMNNILTQVQQVTQLVNQISLATQEQSQGVSQINSAVNNIDELTRQNTILAAHSSSAVNSLEQQIATMSDAVSVFSTSR